The proteins below come from a single Asanoa ferruginea genomic window:
- a CDS encoding alpha/beta hydrolase, with protein sequence MSVRIIRTQDWADPVPPARREVRTATPELPDDTKPPVLFVPGFGHGAWAYAEHWMEHAAGRGFAVHAVSPRGHGGSEPAPRATLRAYAHDVVQVAAALPHQAVLVGHGAGALVVAHALARYPARAGVLAAPVFGGWATLGLALRRNLFGTLPAAFGGRLRLTRRQLFSRDLPDPAARGYLGRIGHASARAQWELLRARPPEQPVGDPPVLVVGTPDDRVVPRTALDNVARRYGGAPLLFPGMGHDLMLDARWQEPLDAILDWLEKGDH encoded by the coding sequence ATGAGCGTGCGGATCATCCGAACCCAGGACTGGGCCGACCCGGTCCCGCCGGCCCGCCGTGAGGTGCGCACCGCGACGCCGGAACTGCCCGACGACACCAAGCCGCCGGTGCTGTTCGTCCCCGGCTTCGGGCACGGCGCGTGGGCCTACGCCGAGCACTGGATGGAGCACGCCGCCGGGCGCGGTTTCGCGGTGCACGCGGTCAGCCCGCGCGGCCACGGCGGCAGCGAGCCGGCGCCGCGCGCGACGCTGCGGGCCTACGCCCACGACGTGGTCCAGGTCGCGGCCGCCCTGCCGCACCAGGCGGTGCTGGTCGGCCACGGCGCCGGCGCGCTGGTGGTGGCGCACGCGCTGGCCCGCTACCCGGCGCGGGCCGGTGTGCTGGCCGCCCCGGTGTTCGGCGGCTGGGCGACGCTCGGCCTGGCGCTGCGCCGCAACCTGTTCGGCACGCTCCCGGCGGCGTTCGGTGGCCGGCTGCGGCTGACCCGGCGGCAGCTCTTCAGCCGCGACCTGCCGGACCCGGCCGCACGCGGCTACCTGGGCCGGATCGGCCACGCCTCGGCCCGCGCCCAGTGGGAGTTGTTGCGCGCCCGCCCGCCGGAGCAGCCGGTCGGTGACCCGCCGGTGCTGGTGGTGGGCACGCCCGACGACCGGGTCGTGCCGCGCACCGCCCTCGACAACGTGGCCCGCCGTTACGGCGGCGCGCCGCTGCTGTTCCCCGGCATGGGCCACGACCTGATGCTCGACGCCCGCTGGCAGGAACCGCTCGACGCGATCCTCGACTGGCTGGAGAAGGGCGACCACTGA
- a CDS encoding flavin-containing monooxygenase: MSSPSTANQRFDPSTTLWRDGRPVYDRRDTVCVIGAGASGLAAVKNLREHGFGVDCYERETSVGGAWNWRHDRSPVYASTHLISSKPFTQFPDFPMPDTWPDYPHHSQLLSYLERYADHFDLKPHVWFGTEVVKVEPADDSTWDVTTRSSGGYGSERTHRYLAVVVANGHNWAPKVPTYEGIDEFRGQTMHASAHKDAKKFPGRKVLVVGGGNTGCDIAVEAATAASQTWHSTRRGYWYLPKYLLGRPTDQVNDRMLAAGLPLGMRQWLAARTLRLTVGDQTRFGLPKPDHKVFETHPIANSQLIYHLGHGTITPVPDIRRFHRGSVELTDGRHIEPDVVVFATGYLPRFEFLAPEILGADEHGRPTLYLHAFPREHPTLAVAGLLQPDSGLFPLVHWQTVLIASWLRLRDRDLERAAAFWSRASADVGKRWNRARVKDSTRHWFEINHLDYLKALQGALDELTPATATARSGR, translated from the coding sequence GTGTCCTCCCCCTCCACGGCCAACCAGCGCTTCGACCCTTCCACCACGCTCTGGCGTGACGGCCGCCCGGTCTACGACCGCCGCGACACCGTCTGCGTCATCGGTGCCGGCGCCAGCGGGCTCGCCGCCGTCAAGAACCTGCGCGAGCACGGGTTCGGCGTCGACTGCTACGAGCGGGAGACCAGCGTCGGTGGGGCGTGGAACTGGCGGCACGACCGCAGCCCGGTCTACGCCAGCACCCACCTGATCTCGTCGAAGCCGTTCACCCAGTTCCCCGACTTCCCGATGCCGGACACCTGGCCGGACTACCCGCACCACAGCCAGTTGCTGTCCTACCTGGAGCGCTACGCCGACCACTTCGACCTCAAGCCGCACGTCTGGTTCGGCACCGAGGTGGTCAAGGTCGAGCCGGCCGACGACTCGACCTGGGACGTGACCACCCGTAGCAGCGGCGGCTACGGCTCCGAGCGCACCCACCGCTACCTGGCCGTGGTGGTGGCCAACGGGCACAACTGGGCGCCCAAGGTGCCGACCTACGAGGGCATCGACGAGTTCCGCGGCCAGACCATGCACGCGTCGGCACACAAAGACGCCAAAAAGTTCCCTGGCCGCAAGGTGCTGGTGGTCGGCGGCGGCAACACCGGCTGCGACATCGCGGTCGAGGCGGCCACGGCCGCGAGCCAGACCTGGCACTCGACCCGGCGCGGCTACTGGTACCTGCCGAAATACCTGCTCGGCCGCCCCACCGACCAGGTCAACGACCGGATGCTGGCGGCCGGCCTGCCGCTCGGGATGCGGCAGTGGCTGGCCGCCCGCACGCTGCGGCTGACCGTCGGCGACCAGACCCGGTTCGGGCTGCCCAAGCCCGACCACAAGGTCTTCGAGACCCACCCGATCGCCAACAGCCAGCTGATCTACCACCTCGGCCACGGCACGATCACGCCCGTGCCCGACATCCGCCGCTTCCACCGCGGCTCGGTCGAGCTCACCGACGGCCGGCACATCGAGCCCGACGTGGTCGTGTTCGCCACCGGCTACCTGCCCCGCTTCGAGTTCCTCGCACCGGAGATCCTCGGCGCCGACGAGCACGGCCGGCCCACCCTCTACCTGCACGCGTTCCCCCGCGAGCACCCGACCCTCGCGGTCGCCGGCCTGCTGCAACCCGACTCGGGGCTGTTCCCGCTGGTGCACTGGCAGACCGTGCTGATCGCCAGCTGGCTGCGGCTGCGCGACCGCGACCTTGAACGGGCGGCGGCGTTCTGGTCGCGGGCCTCGGCCGACGTGGGCAAGCGCTGGAATCGGGCCCGGGTCAAGGACTCCACCCGGCACTGGTTCGAGATCAACCATCTCGACTACCTGAAGGCGCTGCAAGGTGCCCTCGACGAGCTGACCCCGGCGACCGCGACGGCAAGGAGCGGGCGATGA
- a CDS encoding endonuclease/exonuclease/phosphatase family protein, translated as MTARVRVVSYNIHSFKDDLGALAAVVADLAPDVLIVQEGARRFRWRQKNASLADRLRMVVGGGGLWSLGNLVLTTLRVRVLETHDVRFPLVPGHHLRGAVFATCEVPGARFVVTGSHLSTDPSIRPTQGAAWRAAIGTHDLPVIAAGDLNAEPGESTWGVVADGLHVAGMAPTHPASGPNRQIDGVFVDKRIEVTSFRVVDTPTARRASDHLPIAVDLVIPD; from the coding sequence ATGACAGCCCGCGTAAGGGTCGTTTCGTACAACATCCACAGCTTCAAGGACGACCTCGGCGCGCTCGCCGCCGTCGTCGCCGACCTCGCGCCCGACGTGCTGATCGTGCAGGAGGGCGCCCGCCGGTTCCGCTGGCGGCAGAAGAACGCGTCCCTGGCCGACCGGCTGCGCATGGTGGTCGGCGGCGGCGGGCTGTGGTCGCTGGGCAACCTCGTGCTGACCACGCTGCGGGTCCGGGTGCTGGAGACGCACGACGTGCGGTTCCCACTGGTGCCCGGGCACCACCTGCGCGGCGCGGTGTTCGCGACCTGCGAGGTGCCGGGCGCCCGGTTCGTGGTCACCGGCTCGCACCTGTCCACCGACCCCTCGATCCGGCCCACGCAGGGAGCGGCCTGGCGGGCGGCGATCGGCACCCACGACCTGCCGGTGATCGCGGCCGGCGACCTCAACGCCGAGCCCGGCGAGTCGACCTGGGGAGTGGTGGCCGACGGCCTGCACGTGGCCGGCATGGCGCCGACCCATCCGGCGTCCGGCCCGAACCGGCAGATCGACGGCGTCTTCGTCGACAAGCGGATCGAGGTGACCAGCTTCCGCGTGGTCGACACGCCAACCGCCCGCCGCGCCAGTGACCATCTGCCTATAGCCGTCGATCTGGTGATACCGGACTAG
- a CDS encoding ROK family glucokinase produces MTLTIGVDVGGTKVAGGVVDENGTIVATTRRDTPADDVARTRDTIVEVAAELAAGHPAVAVGIGAAGWIDASRSTVLFAPNIAWRDEPLRDYVSDKVGLPVIVENDGNAAAWAEFRHGAAHDAEDSMVMFTIGTGVGGAIVLGGELVRGTNGIAAELGHMGLVPGGHKCGCGRLGCIEQYASGNALVRFARAGARQEPQRAERLLGLAGGDPDRINGPMVTAAARDGDAVSREAFAQIGSWLGMGLADMVQVLDPQVLVVGGGVVDAGELLMGPARESYQESLAQRGRWPVADLRVAKLGNSAGMVGAADLARRR; encoded by the coding sequence GTGACGCTGACCATCGGAGTCGACGTCGGGGGCACCAAGGTCGCCGGCGGGGTGGTCGACGAGAACGGCACGATCGTGGCGACCACCCGGCGGGACACGCCCGCCGATGACGTCGCGCGCACCCGCGACACGATCGTCGAGGTCGCCGCCGAACTCGCCGCCGGCCACCCGGCCGTCGCGGTCGGCATCGGCGCGGCCGGCTGGATCGACGCGTCCCGCTCGACCGTGCTGTTCGCACCCAACATCGCCTGGCGCGACGAGCCGCTGCGCGACTACGTCAGCGACAAGGTCGGGCTGCCGGTCATCGTGGAGAACGACGGCAACGCGGCGGCCTGGGCCGAGTTCCGGCACGGCGCCGCGCACGACGCCGAGGACTCGATGGTGATGTTCACGATCGGCACCGGGGTCGGCGGCGCGATCGTGCTCGGCGGCGAACTGGTCCGCGGCACCAACGGCATCGCCGCCGAACTGGGTCACATGGGCCTGGTGCCGGGCGGCCACAAGTGCGGTTGCGGCCGGCTCGGCTGCATCGAGCAATACGCGAGCGGCAACGCCCTGGTCCGGTTCGCCCGGGCCGGCGCGCGCCAGGAACCGCAGCGGGCGGAGCGGCTGCTCGGGCTGGCCGGCGGCGACCCCGACCGGATCAACGGCCCGATGGTCACCGCCGCCGCCCGCGACGGCGACGCCGTGTCCCGCGAGGCGTTCGCGCAGATCGGCAGTTGGCTGGGCATGGGTCTGGCCGACATGGTGCAGGTGCTCGACCCGCAGGTGCTGGTCGTCGGCGGCGGCGTGGTCGACGCCGGTGAGCTGCTGATGGGACCCGCGCGCGAGTCCTACCAGGAGTCGCTGGCCCAGCGCGGCCGCTGGCCGGTCGCCGACCTGCGGGTCGCCAAGCTGGGCAACAGCGCCGGCATGGTGGGCGCCGCCGACCTGGCCCGGCGTCGATGA
- a CDS encoding SRPBCC family protein yields MADSSTQSIQIDATPAQVAAVICDFARYPQWTTAMQSAEVVEEYEDGYASQVRFVIDAGVLMDEYTLQYEYAEDISRIEWHLVAPSKMQKTQNGSYDIEPVGDGASEVTYTLEVDLAVGMLGMFRKKAEKMIMDAALKQLKGRVESLYPRD; encoded by the coding sequence ATGGCGGACTCCTCCACCCAGTCGATCCAGATCGACGCCACCCCGGCGCAGGTCGCGGCGGTGATTTGCGACTTCGCGCGCTACCCGCAGTGGACGACGGCAATGCAGTCGGCCGAGGTGGTCGAGGAATACGAAGACGGCTACGCCAGCCAGGTGCGCTTCGTGATCGACGCCGGCGTGCTGATGGACGAATACACCCTCCAATACGAGTACGCCGAGGACATCTCGCGCATCGAATGGCATCTGGTCGCCCCCTCGAAGATGCAGAAGACGCAGAACGGCTCCTACGACATCGAACCGGTCGGCGACGGCGCGAGCGAGGTCACTTACACGCTCGAGGTCGACCTCGCCGTGGGCATGCTTGGCATGTTCCGCAAGAAAGCCGAAAAGATGATCATGGATGCCGCGCTGAAGCAGCTCAAGGGACGGGTGGAGTCGCTCTACCCGCGCGACTGA
- a CDS encoding AMP-dependent synthetase/ligase — MREFSVPPVVTIGDAANLTDPVWDNAVVAPDTVQFRRRRDGAWADVTCGQFRDEVVALARGLVAAGVQPGARVGLMSRTRYEWTLIDYAIWSVGAVTVPVYETSSAEQVRWILEDSGAVAVFVETEAHALLVAGVREDLSALTEVWHIDGGDLDLLREQGATVDAAVIDEQRRTSTANDVATIIYTSGTTGRPKGCVLTHRNLLSDITNAVPVLPDLFHEGASTLLFLPLAHSFARLIQIGMVQARATMGHLPDTKTLVDDLKVFQPTFLLSVPRVFEKVHTAAKQRAAADGKGGIFDKAEQVAIAYSTALEGDGPGLGLRMQHALYDKLVYGKLRAALGGHCTRAISGGAPLGARLAHFFRGIGVTVYEGYGLTETSPAVAVNLESATRIGTVGRPLPGVTVRVADDGEILVKGPLVFKEYWRNPEATADVLDSDGWFRSGDLGELDDDGYLTITGRKKEIIVTAAGKNVAPAVLEDRIRAHTLVSQALVIGDRQPFIAALVTIDPEALPRWLETQGLPAGTSVADLRTDEKLRAEIQAAIDDANKAVSHAEAIKEFRILPADFTEATGELTPSLKVKRGVVIKANQAEIDEIYRR; from the coding sequence GTGCGCGAATTCTCCGTACCCCCGGTCGTGACGATCGGGGACGCGGCCAACCTGACCGATCCGGTGTGGGACAACGCCGTGGTGGCGCCCGACACGGTGCAGTTCCGGCGGCGCCGGGACGGTGCCTGGGCCGACGTCACCTGCGGCCAGTTCCGCGACGAGGTCGTCGCGCTGGCCCGTGGGCTGGTCGCGGCCGGCGTCCAACCCGGTGCGCGGGTGGGGCTGATGAGCCGCACGCGCTACGAGTGGACGCTGATCGACTACGCGATCTGGTCAGTGGGCGCCGTCACCGTGCCCGTTTACGAGACGTCCAGCGCCGAGCAGGTGCGCTGGATCCTCGAAGACTCGGGCGCCGTCGCCGTGTTCGTCGAGACCGAGGCCCACGCGCTGCTGGTCGCCGGCGTCCGCGAAGACCTGAGCGCCCTCACCGAGGTGTGGCACATCGACGGCGGCGACCTCGACCTGCTCCGCGAGCAGGGCGCGACGGTCGACGCCGCGGTGATCGACGAGCAGCGGCGCACCTCGACCGCCAACGACGTCGCCACGATCATCTACACCAGCGGCACGACCGGCCGCCCCAAAGGTTGCGTGCTGACCCACCGCAACCTGCTCTCCGACATCACCAACGCGGTGCCGGTGCTGCCCGACCTGTTCCACGAGGGCGCCTCGACCCTGCTGTTCCTGCCGCTGGCCCACTCGTTCGCCCGGCTGATCCAGATCGGCATGGTGCAGGCCCGCGCCACGATGGGGCACCTGCCCGACACCAAGACGCTGGTCGACGACCTCAAGGTGTTCCAGCCGACGTTCCTGCTCTCGGTGCCCCGGGTGTTCGAGAAGGTGCACACCGCGGCCAAGCAGCGCGCCGCGGCCGACGGCAAGGGCGGCATCTTCGACAAGGCCGAGCAGGTGGCGATCGCCTACTCGACCGCGCTCGAGGGCGACGGCCCGGGCCTCGGCCTGCGGATGCAGCACGCCCTCTACGACAAGCTGGTCTACGGCAAGCTGCGCGCCGCGCTGGGTGGCCACTGCACCCGGGCCATCTCCGGCGGCGCGCCGCTGGGCGCCCGGCTCGCGCACTTCTTCCGCGGCATCGGCGTCACGGTCTACGAGGGTTACGGCCTCACCGAGACCTCCCCCGCGGTCGCGGTCAACCTGGAGAGCGCCACCCGGATCGGCACCGTCGGCCGGCCGCTGCCCGGCGTGACCGTTCGGGTCGCCGACGACGGCGAGATCCTGGTCAAGGGCCCGCTGGTGTTCAAGGAATACTGGCGCAACCCCGAGGCGACCGCCGACGTGCTCGACAGCGACGGCTGGTTCCGCAGTGGCGACCTGGGCGAGCTCGACGACGACGGCTACCTGACGATCACCGGTCGCAAGAAGGAGATCATCGTCACCGCGGCCGGCAAGAACGTCGCCCCGGCCGTGCTCGAAGACCGGATCCGCGCGCATACGCTGGTCAGCCAGGCGTTAGTGATCGGCGACCGGCAGCCGTTCATCGCCGCCCTGGTGACCATCGACCCCGAGGCGCTGCCCCGCTGGCTGGAGACCCAGGGTCTGCCGGCCGGCACCTCGGTGGCCGACCTGCGCACCGACGAGAAGCTGCGCGCCGAGATCCAGGCCGCGATCGACGACGCCAACAAGGCCGTCTCGCACGCCGAGGCGATAAAGGAGTTCCGCATCCTGCCCGCCGACTTCACCGAGGCGACCGGGGAACTGACCCCGTCCCTCAAGGTCAAGCGCGGTGTCGTGATCAAGGCAAACCAGGCCGAGATTGACGAGATCTATCGCCGATGA
- a CDS encoding GAF domain-containing sensor histidine kinase: MTSDATAPTPIRAHPLAVAARIVMLALVAVLVLLTTQQLAQLWWIGLLIIAGVPAVIVPRHPVLAPLGRFAEVIIVGLGAAQVAEHTANTSIGQGVGAAALLPYLSVPLTVTALRRLSRESAALLSVAALALVLGGVISSSDGNPLIAEPVYLVVAAQWLILASLGTLAASTLQRIMQQREKAGRPQPYAEATRLLTQLRSVARQLPGATLDPGGISEHLVEELRAVTRADRAAVLSASGGGRLVVLAQAGVDRVDWETSLDADSAIAEAWASQQPYTASRSQARSHRRGEVSALVVPLVAGVRTIGLVIIEADAAGLYPPAVVQRVTALTGPAALRLEAALLFDEVRSLATNEERQRLAREIHDGVAQELVMVGYGIDNALATLPDDAKETAEELRTLRGEVTRVITELRLSLFELRSEVDRQGGLAAAISEYARTIGASGGLRVHVTLDDSTARLPAATEAELLRIAQEAITNARKHAGATNLWVSCSIDPPYAQIEVSDDGQGIADQRPDGRYGLAIMAERAERIRGRLEISPRSPSGTTVAVVVGTSPRRDSVRDSVTASEGE; encoded by the coding sequence ATGACGTCGGACGCGACCGCACCTACCCCCATCCGCGCCCACCCGCTCGCCGTGGCCGCGCGGATCGTGATGCTCGCGCTCGTCGCCGTCCTCGTGCTGCTCACCACCCAGCAACTCGCGCAGCTCTGGTGGATCGGGCTGCTGATCATCGCCGGCGTGCCGGCCGTGATCGTGCCCCGGCACCCGGTGCTGGCCCCGCTCGGCCGGTTCGCCGAGGTGATCATCGTCGGCCTCGGCGCCGCACAGGTCGCTGAGCACACCGCCAACACCTCGATCGGCCAGGGCGTCGGTGCGGCCGCGCTGCTGCCCTACCTGTCGGTGCCGCTGACCGTGACCGCGCTGCGCCGGCTGTCCCGGGAGAGCGCCGCGCTGCTCAGCGTGGCCGCCCTGGCACTGGTCCTGGGCGGGGTGATCAGCTCCAGCGACGGCAATCCGCTGATCGCCGAGCCGGTCTACCTGGTCGTCGCCGCGCAGTGGCTGATCCTGGCCTCGCTCGGCACCCTCGCGGCCTCGACGCTCCAGCGGATCATGCAGCAGCGCGAGAAGGCCGGGCGACCACAGCCCTACGCGGAGGCGACCCGGCTGCTGACCCAGTTGCGCAGCGTCGCCCGCCAGCTTCCCGGCGCCACGCTCGACCCGGGCGGCATCTCCGAGCACCTGGTCGAGGAGCTGCGCGCAGTGACCCGCGCCGACCGCGCCGCGGTGCTCTCGGCCAGCGGCGGGGGCCGGCTGGTGGTGCTCGCCCAGGCGGGCGTCGACCGGGTCGACTGGGAGACCAGCCTCGATGCCGACTCGGCGATCGCCGAGGCGTGGGCCAGCCAGCAGCCCTACACCGCGAGCCGGTCACAGGCCCGCTCCCACCGCCGGGGTGAGGTTTCGGCCCTGGTGGTGCCGTTGGTGGCCGGCGTCCGCACCATCGGATTGGTGATCATCGAGGCCGACGCCGCCGGCCTCTACCCGCCCGCCGTGGTCCAGCGGGTGACCGCGCTCACCGGCCCCGCCGCGCTGCGGCTGGAGGCGGCGCTGCTCTTCGACGAGGTCCGGTCACTCGCGACCAACGAGGAACGGCAGCGGTTGGCCCGCGAGATCCACGACGGGGTCGCGCAGGAACTGGTCATGGTCGGCTACGGGATCGACAACGCGCTCGCCACGCTGCCCGACGACGCCAAGGAGACCGCCGAGGAGCTGCGTACGCTGCGCGGCGAGGTCACCCGGGTGATCACCGAGCTACGGCTGTCACTCTTCGAGCTGCGCTCCGAGGTCGACCGGCAGGGCGGCCTGGCCGCCGCGATCTCCGAATACGCCCGCACCATCGGCGCCTCCGGTGGCCTGCGGGTGCACGTCACACTGGACGACTCGACCGCGCGGCTGCCCGCCGCCACGGAGGCCGAGTTGCTCCGGATAGCACAGGAAGCGATCACGAACGCCCGAAAGCACGCCGGAGCCACTAACCTGTGGGTCTCGTGTTCCATCGATCCGCCCTACGCCCAGATCGAAGTCTCCGACGACGGTCAGGGCATCGCCGACCAGCGTCCGGACGGGCGCTACGGCCTTGCGATCATGGCGGAGAGAGCGGAACGTATCCGAGGCCGGTTGGAGATCAGTCCGCGGAGTCCGTCCGGCACGACCGTGGCGGTGGTAGTCGGGACGTCACCGCGGCGCGATAGCGTGCGCGATAGCGTCACCGCATCAGAAGGGGAGTAA
- a CDS encoding response regulator transcription factor has translation MTTSPSPTTRTKVLLVDDHDLIRKGLRHAFERDRQFEVVGEAATAAEGVRQAGALQPDVVIMDLRLPDGSGLEATRALRKSSSTMGIVVLTMYAGDDQLFGALEAGASAFVPKTAPADEVVAAARHAASSPSAFTAADLAEAMKRRLAPSGPQLSPREGQVLRLLADGMSVAGIAKQLFVSESTAKTHISKLYEKLGAANRAQALMTALRLGLLEAPDAPKF, from the coding sequence ATGACGACCAGCCCATCGCCGACCACGCGCACCAAGGTTCTCCTTGTGGATGATCACGACCTGATCCGCAAGGGACTTCGGCACGCGTTCGAGCGCGACCGCCAGTTCGAGGTCGTGGGTGAGGCTGCCACCGCCGCCGAGGGCGTCCGCCAGGCTGGTGCGCTGCAGCCCGATGTCGTGATCATGGACCTGCGCCTGCCCGACGGCAGCGGCCTCGAAGCCACCCGCGCGCTGCGCAAGTCGAGCAGCACGATGGGCATCGTCGTGCTGACCATGTACGCGGGCGACGACCAGCTCTTCGGCGCGCTCGAGGCGGGCGCGAGCGCGTTCGTCCCGAAGACCGCGCCGGCCGACGAGGTCGTGGCCGCCGCCCGGCACGCGGCGTCGTCGCCGTCGGCGTTCACCGCGGCCGACCTGGCCGAGGCGATGAAGCGCCGGCTCGCCCCGTCGGGCCCGCAGCTGTCCCCCCGCGAGGGCCAGGTGCTGCGCCTGCTCGCCGACGGCATGTCGGTCGCCGGCATCGCGAAGCAGCTCTTCGTCAGCGAGTCGACGGCGAAGACCCACATCTCGAAGCTCTACGAGAAGCTGGGCGCCGCCAACCGGGCCCAGGCCCTGATGACCGCGCTGCGGCTGGGCCTGCTCGAAGCCCCCGACGCCCCGAAGTTCTAA
- a CDS encoding DUF4395 domain-containing protein, with product MLLDPRGPRFAAGLTAIVFVLILVTGAWWLALAQAVVFAITAIDPRKGPYSLIYRTVVAPRLAPPTEREPAEPVRFAQALGGVFAITAAIAFGAGGTAGTAVGIVAAAFGLAAAFLNSVFGLCLGCELYLAARRMTGRPMAARIQTND from the coding sequence ATGCTGCTCGACCCCCGTGGCCCGCGCTTCGCCGCCGGCCTGACCGCGATCGTCTTTGTCCTGATCCTGGTGACCGGCGCCTGGTGGCTCGCCCTCGCCCAGGCCGTCGTCTTCGCCATCACCGCGATCGACCCGCGCAAGGGTCCCTACTCGCTGATCTACCGCACCGTCGTCGCGCCCAGGCTCGCGCCGCCCACCGAGAGAGAGCCGGCCGAGCCGGTCCGGTTCGCCCAGGCGCTCGGCGGCGTGTTCGCGATCACCGCGGCCATCGCCTTCGGTGCGGGTGGCACCGCCGGGACCGCGGTGGGCATCGTCGCCGCCGCGTTCGGGTTGGCCGCCGCGTTTCTCAACAGTGTGTTCGGGCTCTGCCTCGGGTGCGAGCTCTACCTCGCGGCACGCCGGATGACCGGACGGCCGATGGCCGCCCGGATCCAGACGAACGATTAG